In Ostrea edulis chromosome 10, xbOstEdul1.1, whole genome shotgun sequence, one genomic interval encodes:
- the LOC130050771 gene encoding uncharacterized protein LOC130050771, protein MTDYGSWNLTALRSELKKRNARVSGRKRELVERLDAYDRNYNFGGGERVEREYCMEVPSYEKYKDINKDTVITRIKEEAVCAYLGKMNREIDANVRYLYESKFLKYARLACEDGLFFVKAECKAQMKKTMSYAVDASFDVDGCVVECQCECAVGMGPVAACKHVCVILYALQKFCENGDLTTEETCTQNLQTFHQTKPYKGSPIKAKDLPLANNAEVIYDPRPLQFRNMSGYHDTFRNVWLNHPSVNTLPISHLFSIANTTAMDSDHDYFQEKLSEMWLKNSNITNITSMEIEKFENQTRGQSINPLWQSERCKRIHSSNFGKICKCTEKTNMHNLANRLTKYTPQINVAPIIHGRCYESVAIKSFEEKCKVKTQKCGTFVSKSHPFLAASPDAVIDETSILEVKCPFTAKHEHISNETVPFLKNVNASLELDMSHDYFYQIQGQLFCTNRTECTLVVYTFKDLKVIPVPRDEEFIENMIHK, encoded by the exons ATGACAGATTACGGTTCCTGGAACCTTACCGCCTTGAGAAGCGAACTCAAGAAACGAAATGCGCGAGTATCGGGGCGAAAAAGAGAACTCGTTGAAAG ACTTGATGCATACGACAGAAACTATAACTTTGGTGGTGGTGAAAGAGTTGAAAGGGAGTACTGCATGGAAGTCCCGAGTTATGAGAAATATAAAGACATTAATAAAGATACTGTGATTACAAGAATTAAAGAAGAAGCTGTATGTGCATACTTGGGGAAAATGAACAGAGAAATTGATGCAAATGTTAGATACCTTTATGAAAGCAAATTTTTAAAGTATGCAAGATTGGCATGTGAAGATGGGCTATTCTTTGTGAAAGCTGAATGCAAGGCACAGATGAAGAAAACAATGTCGTATGCTGTCGATGCAAGTTTTGATGTTGATGGATGTGTTGTTGAATGTCAATGTGAGTGTGCAGTAGGAATGGGTCCAGTTGCAGCATGTAAGCATGTATGTGTTATTTTGTATGCTCTACAGAAATTCTGTGAGAATGGTGACTTGACTACTGAGGAAACTTGCACCcaaaatttgcaaacatttcaCCAAACAAAACCCTACAAGGGGAGTCCGATTAAAGCTAAAGACCTCCCTCTTGCAAATAATGCTGAAGTCATTTATGACCCACGTCCACTTCAATTTAGGAACATGTCTGGATATCATGACACCTTTAGGAACGTTTGGTTGAATCACCCATCAGTAAATACATTAccaatttcacatttattttcaatcgcAAACACAACTGCAATGGATTCTGACCATGATTATTTTCAGGAGAAACTTTCTGAAATGTGGCTGAAAAATTCCAATATTACAAACATTACTAGTATGgaaattgaaaaatttgaaaatcaaactCGTGGCCAAAGCATCAATCCTCTATGGCAGTCAGAAAGGTGCAAGAGAATTCACTCCTCAAATTTTGGAAAAATCTGCAAATGTACAGAAAAAACTAATATGCATAATCTTGCCAATCGTTTAACTAAATATACCCCACAAATCAATGTTGCACCCATAATCCATGGTAGATGTTACGAGTCAGTAGCCATAAAAAGCTTTGAAGAAAAATGCAAAGTAAAAACTCAAAAATGTGGCACATTTGTATCCAAATCCCACCCATTTCTTGCAGCATCTCCAGATGCTGTAATTGATGAAACCTCCATTTTAGAGGTAAAATGCCCATTCACTGCAAAACATGAACATATTTCTAATGAAACTGTTCCCTTTTTGAAGAATGTAAATGCTTCCTTAGAACTTGATATGTCACATGATTACTTCTATCAAATACAAGGGCAGTTATTCTGTACAAACAGAACTGAATGCACTTTAGTAGTGTACACATTCAAAGACCTCAAAGTTATACCAGTGCCAAGAGATGaggaatttattgaaaacatgaTTCACAAATGA
- the LOC125671841 gene encoding uncharacterized protein LOC125671841: MPSCSYESSDAAPVYTESSCQTMSLPIMSVENFINDSEGFMFYTGLATYTDFLHVLYSLGEAAFHLNYIYNQVQNLTIENQLFLTLIKLRQYKTNFELSRLFSVSTTTVENIWLTWVNFMYRQWQEVNFWPDRELVNFFAPRDFYSKFPTTRLIIDGTEIAVKKPKPPIAQQSTFSTYKNRNTVKVLVGSTPGGLVSFISSAFGGSANDRQLVERSSLLNQCEPGDSVMSDKGFNVQDMFACRDVKINIPTFFKKKNRMSGNTVLHDRKISSKRVHIERIIGLAKTFKILKGPLNSTETKLASEIVFVCFTMCNFRKCIVPKHA; encoded by the coding sequence ATGCCGTCATGTAGTTATGAATCCTCTGATGCTGCACCAGTTTATACAGAAAGTTCATGCCAAACCATGTCATTGCCAATAATGTCAGtggaaaatttcattaacgATAGTGAAGGTTTTATGTTCTATACTGGACTAGCAACATACACAGATTTTTTACACGTGCTGTATAGTTTAGGTGAGGCTGCATTTCATTTGAACTACATATACAACCAGGTGCAGAATCTGACAATTGAGAACCAGTTGTTTCTGACCTTGATCAAACTAAGACAATATAAAACTAACTTTGAACTTAGTAGGCTTTTTTCAGTGTCCACAACAACTGTTGAAAATATATGGCTGACATGGGTCAACTTCATGTACAGGCAGTGGCAAGAGGTTAACTTTTGGCCTGACAGAGAGTTGGTGAATTTCTTTGCTCCAAGGGATTTTTATTCGAAGTTCCCAACAACACGGTTAATCATTGATGGTACCGAGATTGCTGTCAAGAAACCAAAGCCACCAATAGCCCAGCAGTCTACTTTCTCTACATACAAGAATCGGAATACTGTGAAGGTACTCGTTGGCTCAACACCTGGTGGTCTTGTATCTTTCATCTCATCAGCTTTTGGAGGTTCTGCAAATGATCGTCAACTTGTGGAACGCAGTTCCTTGTTGAATCAGTGCGAGCCAGGCGATTCAGTGATGTCTGACAAGGGCTTTAACGTGCAAGACATGTTTGCTTGCAGGGATGTTAAAATTAATATTCCAACattttttaagaagaaaaacCGTATGTCGGGAAACACTGTGTTGCATGATCGCAAAATATCTAGTAAAAGGGTGCATATTGAACGGATAATTGGATTagcaaaaacatttaaaattttgaagggCCCCTTGAACAGCACCGAGACAAAGTTAGCAAGTGAAATTGTCTTTGTATGCTTCACTATGTGCAACTTCAGAAAATGTATTGTACCCAAACATGCTTAA